The Spirochaetota bacterium genomic sequence AGAAGAATTGCTTTTATCTTATCTGCATTTTTGATGTCTCTTCTTCTTTTCGCTTCTCGATGGGCGTCTTTAAGCTCTTGGATTTGTTCTGTATTTAGAAAGTTCATATACTTTCTAAATCGTATTAGCTCATTAAGAATTATTTCGTAAACTTATTGCGTTTTAGTATAACATAACATTGAAAGTGAGATATACTATATTCTATATGTGTAAGAATTAAAAAAAGTGAGGATTGATAATATTTTGGTATTGATCTATAAGATAAAAAAATATACTATCAGGAAAATAGTTTAGACAGAAATCAATAAAATATACTCTAATCTTTTGAAATTTAGTGAATACATATAATAAATACAAAATAACTAATATATGTAATTAATTCTTGCAGTCAAAAAGAATTTAACAAATTATTTAGCTTTATATAAATAAAGGGATATTTTTGGAACTAACTATGTTGCTAATAAGGTGTATAGAATGTTAAAGGTTAACGATCTAAGAAAGTCTTTCCTTCAATTCTTTGAATTGAGAGATCACAAAATCATAGCTTCGAGTTCTCTTGTTCCGAGGAATGATCCGACATTGCTGTTTACAAATGCTGGAATGGTTCAGTTTAAAAATGTTTTTTTAGGACAGGAAAAACGCAGCTACAATCGAGCTGCAACTGTTCAGCGCTGTGTTCGAGCAGGAGGGAAGCATAATGACCTTGAAAAGGTAGGTTATACCGCTCGACATCACACCTTCTTTGAAATGCTGGGCAATTTTAGCTTTGGTGATTATTTCAAGCTTGAGGCTATTACATATGCTTGGGATTTCTTAACAAAGGAATTGCGACTGCCTGAAGAGCGCTTCTGGATAACAGTTTACAAGGATGATGATGAGGCTGCGGATATTTGGCTTAATGAGATCGGCATCAACCCAAAGCGCTTTTCTAGAATGGGCGAGAAGGATAACTTCTGGGCAATGGGGGATACAGGGCCTTGTGGTCCATGTTCTGAAATTTTTTATGACCATGGCAAGGATGTGCCAGGCGGGCCTCCCGGAAGCCCTAATGATCATATGGATCGTTTTGTGGAGATATGGAACCTCGTCTTTATGCAGTACAATCGCTCTGCTGATGGTTCCTTAACCCCCCTTCCGAAACCATCTGTAGATACAGGTATGGGATTGGAACGTTTAGCCGCAGTAATTCAGGGTGTTCACAGCAACTATGATATTGATATTTTCCAGAATCTACTTAGAGCTGTGGCTGAAGTAACTGGCAAGGAGGATTTGGAAAACAAATCATTGCGTGTTATAGCTGATCACATCCGCTCAAGCAGTTTTCTAATAGCTGACAATGTACTGCCATCCAATGAGGGACGTGGTTATGTTTTGCGGCGCATTATTCGTCGTGCCATACGACATGGACATAAACTTAAATCTCCCCCTATCTTCTTTCATAATCTTGTTTCAACACTGGCGAAGGAGATGGGGGATGCTTATCCGGAATTACTCGATATTCAAACTAAAATTGGAAAAATACTATGCTATGAAGAAGAACAGTTTAACAGAACCTTAGATAATGGCATGAGTATTCTCGCGCAGGCGATAGAAGATCTCGATGGCAAAATTATTCCTGGCGAGATTGCATTCAAGTTGTATGATACATATGGATTTCCCCTTGACCTCACCGCTGATGTCGCAAGGGAGTATGATATCATAGTTGATGAGGTCGGATTCCTGAAGGCAATGGAGGAACAACGCACCAGGGGTAAAAGTAGCTGGAGGAAAAATGGATCTGCTTTTGAAAAAATATTTGAACAAATGTCCAATAATGCTGGTAGCACCAATTTCTTGGGATATGAAAACGATACAATCGAGTCAGATATCCTTGTTCTGGCCAACAATAAGGGTGTATTAGGCCAGCTAAAGATGAATGAAAGGGGTAGCTTGGTAACAAAGGATACATCCTTTTATGGGGAATCCGGAGGGCAGGTCGGTGATACCGGAAGGATTATATCATCTAATGGCATCTTCTGTGTCAACGACACAAAGATTTATAATGATACTATTATCCATACAGGTGAGGTTACAGATGGTGGATTCAGGGTTGGAGATAGGGTTAAGACTGAAATAGATGTACTGAAACGGAATCTAATACGATCAAATCACACTGCCACTCATCTTTTACAGGCTGCCCTTAGGATGATATTAGGAACTCACATTCAACAATCTGGATCACTTGTAGCCTCTGAAAGATTCAGGTTCGATTTTTTACATTTTAATCCCTTGACAGGGGAGGAGATAGCTGAGGTTGAAAGGATTGTAAATGATAAGATATGGCGTGCTTTACCAGTTACAACGGAAATAATGAATATTGATGAAGCCACAGCAAAGGGGGCGCTTGCTGTATTTGATGAGAAGTATGATGAGATGGTAAGGGTTGTAAGTGTAGAAAACTACAGTATGGAGCTTTGTGGCGGTACACATGTTGATAATACTGGCAAGATAGGAGTATTCAAGATACTCAAGGAGTCCTCTCCCGGCGCTGGTATGAGACGTATCGAGGCTGCAACGCTAAAGGGGATCTTGGATAGATTTATTGTACAACAAGAAATAGTATCTAAGCTGAGCAGAGGTCTTAATGTATCTGAAAAAGAGATAGTCAAGAAGGTTGAGCATATTGTCGAAAGCTACAATAATCTTTTAAAGGAATCGAAGAGAATAAAATCCGAGGATTTTATTACTGATATTGAGTCATTGATTTCGCATGCTTCAGTGGTTGGAGATGTTAAAATGATTACACATCAGTTCGATAATGTTGATGTTAATCAACTTCGCGAGATAGCCGATTTGATTCGGTCAAAGGAACAGCATTCCTTGGTTTGTTTCGGATCAAGATCTAATGACAAGGCCTTTCTTTTATGCGCCGCGACAAAAAAAGCAGTTGCAAAGGGTATTGACTGTGGAAGCCTAGTTAAGGAGATCGCTCCTATTATTGGTGGTGGGGGTGGAGGAAGAAAGGATATGGCACAAGCTGGGGGAAAATCAATGGAGAGACTCAGGGATGCTTTAGATAAAGCGGAAAACATTGCTCAAAGAATGATTATCAAGTAATGTTATCATTAGGAGAAGAAGTTGAATCGAACAATAATAAACAATTTACTTAACGCAGAATCCTCAGGATATGATGTCCTCATTAAGGGATGGATAAGAACAAAAAGAGAGTCAAAGGGATTTTGCTTTATTGAGGTTAATGATGGTTCTACTATCAGAAACATGCAGGTGATTGCTGATGAGACACTGCTAAAATATGATGAGATAAAAGCTTTGAGCGTTGGTTGTAGTGTATCCATATCAGGGGAGTTGGTGGATTCACCCGGCAAGGGACAAAGATATGAAATTAGGGCAAAGGAAATAATCGCCTATGGTATTGCTGATCCAGAGGCTTACCCGCTTCAGAAGAAGAGACATTCATTTGAATTTTTGCGGGAAATAGCTCATCTTAGACCAAGAACCAACACCTTTGGGGCTGTTTTAAGAGTGCGCAATGCTTTGACATTCGCAATTCATAAATTCTTTCAGGAGAGAGGTTTTATCTATGTTCACACACCAATAATAACTGCAAGCGATTGCGAGGGTGCTGGAGAGATATTCAAGGTTACCACTTTAGATCTAATGAGTTTAGCTAAGGGGAATGAAGATTTGGACTACACAAAGGACTTCTTCGGCAAAAAAGTCGGATTAACTGTTAGCGGACAATTAGAGGGTGAAGCACTTGCATCAGCCTTAGGTAATATATATACATTTGGTCCTACCTTCAGGGCTGAAAATTCAAACACAGCTAGACATTTGTCTGAGTTCTGGATGGTTGAGCCTGAAATGGCCTTTGCTGAACTGGAAGATAATGTTCGATTGGCAGAGGATTTCCTTAGGTATATATTAAAGTATTGTCTTGATAATTGTCAGGATGATATGGAATTCTTTAATATCAGAATTAAGAAGGGGATAATAGATACTATTGAGAAAATAATAAATTCTAAATTTGAGGTTATAACATATACAGAAGCTATTGATATATTAGCTGGATCCGGCATGAATTTTGAATTTCCAGTTAAATGGGGACTCGACCTTCAGTCAGAACATGAGAGATTTATTACTGAGAATAAGTTTAAAAAGCCGATAGTAATAATAAACTATCCTCAGGAGATTAAGGCCTTTTATATGAAGTTGAATCAGGATGAAAAGACAGTAAGAGCTATGGATGTTCTGGTTCCAGGAATAGGGGAGATCATCGGTGGCAGCGAACGAGAGGATCGCTATGATGTGCTTTTAAACAGGATGAAGAGTTCAGGAATTGATCCAGAAGACTATTGGTGGTATCTGGATATTAGAAGATTTGGCACTATTCCTCATTCAGGTTTTGGATTAGGTCTTGAAAGAACCATTCAACTTATTACAGGTATGCAGAATATACGTGATGTAATACCCTTCCCTAGATCTCCCAAGAGCGCTGATTTCTGATGGCATGAAAATGATCATTATACTCAGACTGTAGTATGTTACACTTCCAAGTGAAAACCTCTCATAATAATATTTCGAGATTTCAAAGATTGTATGTGTTTCTATCCTAAATACACTTTCTCTCCCATTCCAGGGCTGTTTTGCATATTAGCTCAATATCATCATATTGTGGCTTGAATTTTAGCTTTTCAACAATTTTTGAATTATCAGAAATTAAGATTGCTGCATCTCCTGCTCTTCTTGGGGCCAAGTCAACCCGGAAATCTATCTTGCTCACCTCTTTCATTGTCTCAATTACCTCCTTAACGCTGAAACCATGACCATAACCACAGTTGAATATATCGCTATCATTACTCTGGAGATACTCAAGAGCAATTAGGTGGGCCATAGCCAGATCATCAACATGTATATAATCTCTTATTCCGGTACCATCTGGAGTGTCATAATCATCTCCAAAAATATCAATTTTTTCTCTTGCCCCCAGAACAGTTTGTGCCGCAACCTTGATTAGGTGTGTTGCATTATCAAAAGACTGACCTATTCGTCCCTTCACATCAGCACCTGCTACATTAAAATACCTCAATATTGCATATTGAAAATTCAAGTTTGCCATTGCCGAATCTATGAGTACCTGTTCAATCATCATCTTGCTTGTGCCATAGGGACTGATGGGGCATAGAGGTTCATTCTCCCTCACTGGGATCTCCCTTGGATTTCCATAAACAGCGGCCGTAGATGAAAATATAAAATCTTTAATTCCATATTTATTGCAAAGATTGATTAAATTAATAGTATTAACAGTATTATTTAAATAATATTTTAATGGATTCTCTACGCTTTCAGGCACCACAATGCTTGCTGCAAAATGTATGATTGCGTCAAACCGCCTTTCCTGAATTATTTTCTCAATTAAACTAAAATCTGATAAATCAGCCTCTATAAATTCACCAAAGAGTATCGCACTCCTTTTCCCTGTTGATAGATTATCTACTGTTGTAATATTAAAATCACCCGTCTCACCTAAGAGTTTAACCACGTGACTTCCTATATAACCAGCCCCACCGGTAATTAATACATCCATTTGGTTTACCCTCATTTAAGTAATTGTGATAGTTTCATGTTGAAAAACCTCTTCATAAAGAACCTTGCTTCAAGGATTTATGCATTATCCTTTCACTATAGTCCCTCAATATTCAGACTGCTGACTCAGGAAATAGGATTTTTCAAAAATTCATATCATACATGGCTCTACTGCAAAAACTATTTTTGATGAAATTTTGCTTTCCATATCTTGCTATAACCGCCTGTAATTGGCTATAATCAATATCAGTATTAAAGAAATCGACTTTTTGCAGGAACGCCATACATAAATATTTCAAACATCTCAATTCTGAAATTTCTTTCGGATTATGAATAAATCATTACTGAAAGGATCATAAAGATCGATGCTTATCAATTAATATAATTTCAGTTAAAATGTCAACATGTATCTAATCGATTTTGGATCCTACTATACAGGGACTAATTTGGATATTAAATCACATTGTTTGATAATGTTCTTCTATTATATCATTAACTATATTTTTGGCAAATTTATCCATCTAATTCAATAGGTTCTATATGCACATATGAGTTCAAATTATGAATAATCAACAACACACATAAACAATAATTTCTCCATAAATATTTTATATTAATCACCTATCAAAATTGACGGACATCCTTTTTTTTTGTATTTTATCTATATGGAGGAACTTGAATTTGCTCCAAAGACTACACTAATGTATACCCGAGCAATCATTATTCTAATCCTCTCCTTTTTCATTTTTTTACAAAATACACAGGCATCAAAACAGATAAACAAAAAAGTAGATGAATCCGCTGTTGTTGAGGGTGAAGAAGATTACGAGTTTGAAGAATATGAAATGGAGGGAGAATCATCAATAGAGTATGAGTTCAATGGCTTTATTGATTTGGAAAATTTTATTAGCACTTACAAAGAAAATACCCCAAAAGAGACAAACCTTAAAAATGAAATAAAGAATAATTTTAATTTTTCAATTGTTGGAGGAAATTTCCAATCAACCATTGATATAAATCTATACATTAATTCCAATATTGTTGATGAAAGTTACAATGAAGACTATTTATACTCTCAAGACTTTGATGTTTCAAGAAATGTTAGACTTTCAAATAGATCCTACGAAATCATTTTTAATGAATTATATTTTGGTTATGGGATTGAGACACTAAGATTAAGGATTGGTAATCAAAAATATGGATGGGGAACTGCTGATGGTGTTAATCCTACATCCTATTTCAACCCACAGGATTTTCGTGAACTCCTCTTTAAGGATGACGATGAGACAAAGATACCCATCCCCTCCATATCGAGTATGGTTTTTTTGGCAGATTTAACCCTTGAACTTGTCTTTGCGCCAATACATGTTCCAATGCTCATGGCTGGAAAGGACACTTTCTGGGCAATCAAATATTGGGAAGGCCCATTCCCTGTTGTCGCTGATAAACCTGAGGAATTGGATGTTGTGTCAAAAAATTTTGGTTATGGTTGTCGATTATCATACAGCTTTTATGGAATTGACTTCTCGCTTAGCGGCTTTTATGGGCCAGATGTTGATCCTGTGATGAGGCCGATTGGCCCGACAACTATTCCAGGTGAATCAGTATCCCTTTTGGTTAGACCTGAATATAACATCAATAGCAAAATAGGACTCGATTTTTCAAAGACTATCGAGAGTCCTCTCGGTAATTTTGTGACACAATTCGAGACTGCCTTTTCACCTGACAAGTCAGGGGTTGTTGACCAAGGGGATGTACATAACATTGTAGATGCGGATAAGCTAGAGTTCCCATTTGAATTAAAAAAGGGAAAATATATTTCCTACTCTGTTGGTTTTAACTATTTTATTCCATTAAACAGAATATTTAAAGGTCATACAGGAGATACCATCTTGACATTTGAGTGGCATGAATCATTCTATTTAAATTCTGACATCCTGCAACCGGTATTAAGCGACATCTTGACATGCAAGTTTGAGGACAGCTACTTTAGCAATTATCTTACACTATCCCTGATCGCTGTAGTTGACACCCAAAACAATGGATTGGTGTTTATACCGGAGATTGGAGTTGATTTGCAGAACGGATTCGCACTATATATCGCTTATGCTTACATAGAGGATTATAATGAAGACTCTGACAACAAAATTGCAAACCAGTCAATGTTTGGATTATATAAAGATAATGATATTATTATTGTAAAAGCAAGGTATAAATACTGATATTCCGTTATTGTTAATAGTATTAATAAAATCCTGGAAATGTTAAAATATAAATAAATTGTAAAATTAAACATCATGGGTAGGAATAGCACGAATTTATCCATAATCCTTCCCAAAAATAGTAATAAGATTTACACTACTAACTAAATGAGAAAAAGATGTCCTTGCCTCATTGCCGACATTGGCGTTAGGGAGAAATATTCTTACCCTTTGATCATTATAAACGATAAAGTATAATTTTATTTCTTGAATAATATTTCAAGTAATCCATAACACGATCATATTGAGCTTGTGCTCCCAAAAAAATATATAGAAATTTTTTGAAATGTTAAATGGGGTAATATTATGAATTCTAAAATGATCAATCTCTTGTTAGTTCTTTTTTTAGTAATGATACCCATTGCAGATTGTGCCAAGGATGAGGATCGACAAATTATCCTATCAGGAAACCTAGAAATCGAGGATGAAGCATTTGGCCCTGCATTTGTAGCAATATCCATAACCGATGATATAGAAAAAATCGAAAATGATCCTTATGATACAATTGTTCAGATCGTTACTGTTGATACAAGTGATTATAGTTTTAATGTTGATCTATCTGAATCAGATCTTATTCCTGGGCAGGAGATTTTTATCTTTGGTTTTGTTGATAATGATTTCAATTATGGGATTCCAGTGCCAGGTGAAGGAGATTATGTTGGATTCTATTTTGACTTTCAGAACTGGAAGCCCTCCTATGTTTTACAAGAGGGACATAATGATGGAATGAACATTGAAGTAAAGCGAAGGGTCTATAACTTTGATGCCAAGGTATCCGGTGTAATAGATGGTGATTACATCGGTAATATTATTCTTGTAGCTTATGCCGGCGAGTTAACATCCATGACGGATTTCGGGGAATTAGATATAAATGGCATAGTAGGATACCAAAGATTATTTAAGGGTGATTCTGCATTACCCTACTCATTAAGGATATTCCCCTATGGATATAACATTCCTATTAAAAATGTGCTTCTGTTAGCCTTGTTTGATGACAATAAGAATGGCAAACCTGATGCTGGAGACATGATAGGTTTTTACTCTGATGAATACTACAATCTACCAAGGATGATTACAATTCATGAGGAGACGATGAATGATAGGATTATCCATTCTGATCCTAGTCATGTTATTAAGTTGACTGAGCCCTCTGGATATAATATACCAATTTGCGGAAGTCTGCATTTACCTGAGGGAGAAATATATGATGAAACCTCCAGTCCTCTCTTTTTATTTATTGCTGAAACGGATGACCCTACTCAACTTTTGGATGATCCATTCAGGCATGTTAAATATTTCAAGAAAATAGAACCACCAGTAGAGGGTCCCCCACCTGAGGAGGAAGTTCAGAGCATTGAATTTAACATCTTGTTATCAGAGACAGATTTGAGGGAGGGTGATGAAATCTCAATTGGATCCATCTGGGATATGGATTATTCAGGAGGATTACCCTTTCCCACCCAGGGAGATTATATTGGTTTTTATATTGATTCTTTCACCATTAGCCCGACCTACAAATTACAGAATCATGAAAACAGTGACATCAATATTCATGTTAATCGCATGATATATTCATTTGAATCTAAAATCGAAGGCACTTGCTTTGGATGTGACACTGGCGAGCTAACAATAATTGCATATGCTGGAGAAATATATTCATTCAATTTTATGGATGCCCTAGACTTCAATTATATAATTGGCTACCAAAAGAAAGCGATTGACCTTGCATACTCAAATTATTCCCTGGGAATATTGCCCTATGGCTATGATGTGCCAATACAAAATGTATATCTTCTGGCCATGCTGGATAAAAATGGGAATGGGATATGCGATGCTGGTGACATGATAGGGTACCATACTGTTGAGTCCAATAACCTTCCATCATTATTAACTGTTGATGATGGTTTAATAAGCAATAAGCATATTAACATGACAATGGAGATAGCAGAACCCTCGGGATATGAAATTCCTATTATTGGGAGTTTGGAAATACCAGAGGGAGAGGTCTATGACGAAGACTCCGATCCTCTTTATCTCATAATCGCTAAAACCAACTACTTCGGCGATATCTTTGATGATCCCGTAAATGTAATAAAATACTTCCAAAGAATAAAACCGCCTGAAAGGGGAATACAAATAATAGGGTTCAATATCGACCTCTCTCAAACAGATCTTCAGGCCGGAGATGATATCATCGTCTCTGGGATATGGGATAAGGACTTGATTAGCGGATTTCCCTTCCCAACAGAGGGGGATTATGTCGGGTTTTATATTAACTACAACGCCTTTAGCCCCACTTATAGATTGCAAAATGATATGAACGATGAGATAAATATAAAGGTTAATCGAAGTGTTTATGGTTTTGATTCAACTATATCAGGAACAGTTGAGGGAGGAGATGCAGGTGAACTAACAATTATTGCTTATGCTCTCGATATCAATTTACTTAATCTAGATTTCATCAATGTTGATAATATTATAGCTTATCAGAAAATCGAGAAGGGAGTGTTAGATCAAAATTACACCTTAGAGATTTTTCCTTATGGTCGGAATGTACCCATTGCAAACGTCCTTCTCATAGCCTTTCTTGACATAAATAGAAATGGTTTTTTTGATGGAGGAGATTATATAGGATACCACATTGCAGATGACGACATTTATTTCCCATCTATATTCACTGTTGTAGATGGAGAGAATTCAAATAAAGACATTAAAATGATTATACATATCCCTAGCCCTGAAGAGATGATACTGATCCTTCTCGATACAATCTCTCAATTACTGGAAGATATTTTCGGATAAAGAACATTAATGATTAAGAAAATAGGGAGCAGGTCCATGAATTTGAATAAGCTTAGAGTAATAGCAATCAACTTCTCTAAAATATACGTTTTAGCATTACTTACCCTCTGCTTATCCTTTTATTCATGCAATGGGTTAAGTGATTCTGTCTTAGATCCATCCGATTTCGTAACATCAGGAGACAGCATAGAGAATAATCATCCTCCCACACTCGAGACAATAGGTGATCGAACAGTGAAGGATGAAGAACTTCTACAATTTACAATATCTGCTGAAGATCCTGACAATGATGCGTTGACCTTTTATGCCAGCAACCTGCCAACAGGGGCAACCTTCGACCCTCATAACCTGCAATTTTTCTGGACACCTAATTATAATCAGACAGGAAATTATAAAAAAATTCTCTTTACTGTAACCGATAGCGGCATACCATCAAAGAGTGATTCTGAGTCTATCGCTATCTCAGTAGGTAATGTAAACCGACCTCCTTGCCTTGAGGAAATAGAGGATAAGCATGTCAAGGAGAATGAAATACTACAGTTTACTATCTCTGCAAGGGATCCTGATGGGGATGATTTAACCTACTCTGTTAGCAACCTTCCTAGGGGAGCGACCTTTAATGCCTCCACTGGAGAATTTTTTTGGCAACCAGATTATACTCAGTCCGGAAATCACAAGGACATTCTTTTCACTGTGATTGATAATGGAACGCCATCAACGTTAAGCGACTCTAAGGCTATCAACATCACAGTCGGGATGGTGAATTCCCCTCCTATCCTTACACCAATAGGGGATAAGCTAGTCAATGAAAATGATACCCTTAGCTTTACAA encodes the following:
- the asnS gene encoding asparagine--tRNA ligase, which gives rise to MNRTIINNLLNAESSGYDVLIKGWIRTKRESKGFCFIEVNDGSTIRNMQVIADETLLKYDEIKALSVGCSVSISGELVDSPGKGQRYEIRAKEIIAYGIADPEAYPLQKKRHSFEFLREIAHLRPRTNTFGAVLRVRNALTFAIHKFFQERGFIYVHTPIITASDCEGAGEIFKVTTLDLMSLAKGNEDLDYTKDFFGKKVGLTVSGQLEGEALASALGNIYTFGPTFRAENSNTARHLSEFWMVEPEMAFAELEDNVRLAEDFLRYILKYCLDNCQDDMEFFNIRIKKGIIDTIEKIINSKFEVITYTEAIDILAGSGMNFEFPVKWGLDLQSEHERFITENKFKKPIVIINYPQEIKAFYMKLNQDEKTVRAMDVLVPGIGEIIGGSEREDRYDVLLNRMKSSGIDPEDYWWYLDIRRFGTIPHSGFGLGLERTIQLITGMQNIRDVIPFPRSPKSADF
- the alaS gene encoding alanine--tRNA ligase, giving the protein MLKVNDLRKSFLQFFELRDHKIIASSSLVPRNDPTLLFTNAGMVQFKNVFLGQEKRSYNRAATVQRCVRAGGKHNDLEKVGYTARHHTFFEMLGNFSFGDYFKLEAITYAWDFLTKELRLPEERFWITVYKDDDEAADIWLNEIGINPKRFSRMGEKDNFWAMGDTGPCGPCSEIFYDHGKDVPGGPPGSPNDHMDRFVEIWNLVFMQYNRSADGSLTPLPKPSVDTGMGLERLAAVIQGVHSNYDIDIFQNLLRAVAEVTGKEDLENKSLRVIADHIRSSSFLIADNVLPSNEGRGYVLRRIIRRAIRHGHKLKSPPIFFHNLVSTLAKEMGDAYPELLDIQTKIGKILCYEEEQFNRTLDNGMSILAQAIEDLDGKIIPGEIAFKLYDTYGFPLDLTADVAREYDIIVDEVGFLKAMEEQRTRGKSSWRKNGSAFEKIFEQMSNNAGSTNFLGYENDTIESDILVLANNKGVLGQLKMNERGSLVTKDTSFYGESGGQVGDTGRIISSNGIFCVNDTKIYNDTIIHTGEVTDGGFRVGDRVKTEIDVLKRNLIRSNHTATHLLQAALRMILGTHIQQSGSLVASERFRFDFLHFNPLTGEEIAEVERIVNDKIWRALPVTTEIMNIDEATAKGALAVFDEKYDEMVRVVSVENYSMELCGGTHVDNTGKIGVFKILKESSPGAGMRRIEAATLKGILDRFIVQQEIVSKLSRGLNVSEKEIVKKVEHIVESYNNLLKESKRIKSEDFITDIESLISHASVVGDVKMITHQFDNVDVNQLREIADLIRSKEQHSLVCFGSRSNDKAFLLCAATKKAVAKGIDCGSLVKEIAPIIGGGGGGRKDMAQAGGKSMERLRDALDKAENIAQRMIIK
- the galE gene encoding UDP-glucose 4-epimerase GalE — translated: MDVLITGGAGYIGSHVVKLLGETGDFNITTVDNLSTGKRSAILFGEFIEADLSDFSLIEKIIQERRFDAIIHFAASIVVPESVENPLKYYLNNTVNTINLINLCNKYGIKDFIFSSTAAVYGNPREIPVRENEPLCPISPYGTSKMMIEQVLIDSAMANLNFQYAILRYFNVAGADVKGRIGQSFDNATHLIKVAAQTVLGAREKIDIFGDDYDTPDGTGIRDYIHVDDLAMAHLIALEYLQSNDSDIFNCGYGHGFSVKEVIETMKEVSKIDFRVDLAPRRAGDAAILISDNSKIVEKLKFKPQYDDIELICKTALEWERKCI